From Amaranthus tricolor cultivar Red isolate AtriRed21 chromosome 4, ASM2621246v1, whole genome shotgun sequence:
GTAGTCAAACCATGGAGAACTTGAAGAGCCAACTGATTGTCGGAAATAGAAGTGCTAAGATTATTAAGAGAAGTAGCAATATTCTCAAGTTCATTACAATAAGCCTTCACATTTGGGAAATTAGCAAGGGAAATATCATTGAATTGAGACTCGAGGTGAAGAATATGAAAAGTtctattgttttgaaaattgttctcAATGCGAATCCAAGCATCAAAAGCACTATCATCGGGACGGACAATCGATTTAAGAAGAGAAGGACTAATAGTACCAATCCACGTGCGGACAATATCATCAAGACGTTGCTATACGGAGTCCTCAGAAATCAATGCTTTAGTAGAGTCATCGGAAAGAATATGACTATCCACAAGATTAGCCTGACAATGAAACTTAAAGAGAGTCACCCAAGTATTGAAattcgttccttcttcatcaagttgAATGGGCACACACATTTTAATGTTAGTGACTAAAGTAGCGGGGTGAATTTTTATAGAGGCCATGAGAAAAGAAAGAATAAGAGAGAGGGTGGCTGCCGGCCAAAAGAAAGAGCAAGGCGGAAGAGAGGGAAGAAAAAACTAGGCTAATGATGCCATACTAAAAAATGATTTCTTACCTTTCATTAATGATTTGAAAGAATAAATACAAGAAGCAATATTGTtatttaggaaactaaataatctatataataattactaataataagaaGATATGCAAGATATGCAAGACATacaaaatatttattctaatagATTTCTGATATTATGTTAAGAAATCAATTCAACCAGAAATTcaaattcaataaatttaatttaaaaatatattacatgCTCTATCACTTACATGTGGACAACATTAACATAAGTTTTACAAAATGATGTTACATTgtaaaacaattgaaaaaagACATTATGATTATAAAGAGCTAACCGATGGTGATGACTCGCACAGCGAGATCTCTAATTATAGTCATCCAATGGAAATGATAAAACTCTCTTTAGCTTGTTgaattttgggaaataagtaaAATCAATTATTATGTGAAAGTCTGAATTTAGAAGTTTAGTCTGTCGAAAATAGAAATGCTTgcattattattgtggtttttaactaaataataataatataatcatTTGCTGATTGTTGCCATTCGGTTAGATTCGTCTTGCTGCTGCTTCGTGGCAGAAACTTTAGCTCCACATGTCGCTATATTTACTACGCCAATTCCCAATCAGGATATGGCAATGGACGAGGCCGTCTCTAGGTATAGAAATATTCATTCGAGTTATTGGgtgattttaaattatgtatctTTGATTAGGTATTTTTAATCGGTTTAAAACTGAATCCTATTTCATATtggtttttatataattgtaagtCCACTTTTAAAGTCTGATTGAATTGAATTCAATTACAAAGTCAAGTTAATATCAGATCGTCGTGTCTATTTTACATACCATAGCTCGACAATGACTCGACTTTAAGTAATATTTCTTCAATTGTTGCTCCATACTTTAGTTCTCCCTTTAGATGAACATATAAAGGATAACTCGACTTTAAGTAATATAGTACTTATGACACttgaacatttttattttatttagatgAAAAGGAGGAGTGATTTAAGCTAGAGCGCATGCGAAAAAAATAATGgtcaataatttaaatttaaaattactaaaattgtACAAATTTAAGCCAAAGTTTTTATATAAATACTACCAATTAAAAAATGTCATGCAAAGTTGAACGTTCAAATtgggaaaattgattttttttgtttttaagtaaAAGGTAGACTTTAATATTAATTAGAGTAATCAGCAAAAACAGAGTCCGAAAAGATATACGTCAAACCAAACATTATAACAATCGCTAGCAACTGCCTATTGAGTTAAGACGATGGGCTATACGATTACATTCGCGAAtacaaaaagaaaaggaaatcgACTCAAGACTACTATCCAAATGCCAGGCCAAGTACGATCTCTGGTTGAACTTCATCGCATGATGAGAAGAACACGATTCCAAACTTGATGGTTCAACTGAAGATTTCCCGATGAAATCGAGCTATGCAATTCGAGAAGTAATGTTCCATGCTATAGTGAAAATTGGTTGAGCCGAATATATGCCTGCTTCCAAAGCAATTTTCGGGAAGCATGAATAAATAAAATGCCTACTTCCTACGCTTATACCTGCATGCAAAGATCAGAAAAAATAAGAACACAATAAATTGCAAAAGCATCCGAATCTCGACAGGGATTAGGATAGACCAAAGGAGTTACAGAAATTGTTGTATTAGACGGTCTCACTGAGAGACGCACCTTATACATAGTTTAAATAGCTCATCTAATACATATTATGTGAATATAAACTCTTTTGAGGCCATCTCaccgagagacggtctcttcaGTATAACTCGAGGAGTTAACTTGTTTCaaagaaatttatatttttttcatcgaGTTCACCTTCTGCTT
This genomic window contains:
- the LOC130810960 gene encoding uncharacterized protein LOC130810960, with product MCVPIQLDEEGTNFNTWQRLDDIVRTWIGTISPSLLKSIVRPDDSAFDAWIRIENNFQNNRTFHILHLESQFNDISLANFPNVKAYCNELENIATSLNNLSTSISDNQLALQVLHGLTTDYHTFRSLVQHMSPVPFFDTLRSMLELEKHSHNKDSSSSHDLVLLTTPKPFSIENSKNFEPRDTPNHRGGRSSRGNHHSV